From the Theileria parva strain Muguga chromosome 3 map unlocalized ctg_531, whole genome shotgun sequence genome, one window contains:
- the slc39a1 gene encoding ZIP Zinc transporter family protein: protein MNIIVSKFLASTCLFGSAILGCFIPSIIRKTIKNEGSEPQTSKKEGIMCLCNCLAAGFIMGMTFLHMFPETAEQCSSSGLFIKIKENKLNLTFVIMLSSFSIMLFLERVLSFGRTPCCSVFNDCKDNTKCCVPIDEESLVNCGIKTEEAIINQSDHAIKPCPSPRYKHKHNQILATIKNLLCPICDCNGLCITLALFLHSVFEGLVVGLEDHDVHMWLITVAIVLHKWAAGMALASFLVGNTKTTTYAMFAIFCLGSPLGVLIGSLILDSNLKVIAVLNAIALGTLVYVGFEIIVHELFCEIKCKRTALYKWISFMLGITLIFSTLILEFFLSNHDH from the exons atgAATATTATCGTGTCAAAGTTTCTTGCTAGTACTTGTTTGTTTGGCTCTGCCATACTTGGTTGTTTCATTCCTTCAATTATACGAAaaactataaaaaatgaaggTTCCGAACCCCAAACTTCTAAAAAAGAAGGAATCATGTGTCTCTGTAATTGCCTTGCCGCAG GTTTTATAATGGGTATGACGTTTTTGCATATGTTTCCAGAGACTGCTGAGCAATGTTCTTCGAGTGGACTGTTCATAAAGATTAAggaaaataagttaaatttaacatttgtCATAATGCTTTCGTCATTTTCAATCATGTTGTTTTTAGAGCGTGTTTTATCCTTTGGAA GGACACCTTGTTGTTCTGTGTTTAATGATTGTAAGGATAACACAAAGTGTTGTGTACCAATTGATGAGGAATCGCTTGTTAATTGTGGAATTAAAACTGAGGAGGCCATTATTAACCAGTCAGACCACGCCATTAAACCTTGTCCTTCTCCCAGATATAAACATAAACATAATCAAATCCTTGCAACTATCAAAAATCTTCTCTGTCCCATCTGTGACTGTAATGGACTCTGCATTACACTTGCACTCTTCTTACATTCAGTTTTcgaag GACTGGTTGTTGGACTTGAGGATCATGATGTTCATATGTGGTTGATTACTGTGGCTATAGTATTGCATAAGTGGGCTGCTGGCATGGCGTTAGCTTCATTTTTAGTTGGTAACACTAAGACTACTACGTATGCCATGTTTGCTATTTTTTGTCTGGGGTCTCCTCTTGGTGTTCTAATTGGTTCACTCATTTTGGACTCTAACCTGAAGGTAATCGCAGTTTTAAACGCTATCGCTCTTGGTACTCTTGTTTATGTCGGATTTGAGATTATCGTCCATGAACTTTTCTGTGAAATCAAGTGTAAGAGAACTGCTCTCTACAAGTGGATCTCCTTCATGCTCGGCATCACGCTCATCTTCTCAACTCTAATCCTGGAATTTTTCTTATCAAATCATGATCACTAA
- a CDS encoding NUDIX domain protein has protein sequence MFISYHIDLFSNMIDKTKIDSMPNSTEVICMVDKDDNEVGSCTRKEMRLYNEWHRISSVVILSNPDDPHLFYHIRDLAKEYCPGFVDLAFGGVVSVGETYMENAIREVYEECGLPLQEDNLIEVGYFPRDDDQVKCHYKVFVALFNGTAEELTPQKGEVLYIKKVPLSEVDDLMKNSPHTKSCPKILEFVKSFISQGKMAQLNEAKL, from the exons atgtttatttcCTATCATATCGATTTATTTTCGAACATGATCgataaaactaaaatagATTCCATGCCAAACTCCACAGAAGTCATCTGCATGGTCGATAAAGACGATAACGAAGTCGGCTCCTGTACCAGAAAAGAAATG AGATTGTATAATGAGTGGCATCGTATATCCTCCgttgtaattttatcaaatccCGATGATCCACACTTATTCTATCATATTCGAGATCTTGCCAAAGAATACTGCCCCGGTTTTGTAGACTTAGCCTTCGGCGGTGTCGTTTCG gTTGGCGAAACATATATGGAAAATGCAATAAGAGAGGTGTATGAGGAATGTGGATTACCTTTACAGGAAGATAATCTAATTGAAGTCGGTTATTTCCCCAGAGATGATGATCAAGTCAAATGTCATTACAAAGTCTTT GTCGCATTGTTTAATGGTACGGCGGAGGAGTTAACGCCTCAGAAGGGTGAGGTACTGTATATAAAGAAGGTTCCGTTGTCAGAGGTGGATGATTTAATGAAGAATTCACCACACACTAAATCATGCCCCAAAATACTCGAATTTGTCAAATCGTTTATCAGCCAAGGTAAAATGGCACAACTCAATGAAGCCAAACTATAA